In the genome of Peptostreptococcaceae bacterium, the window TAGTCATAACGGGTCAGGTACAAAGGGACAGAATCGGAACGGACGCTTTTCAGGAGGCCGACATTGCAGGGGCATCGGAGCCCTTCACAAAGCACACGTACCTTGTTCAGGACGCGGCGGACCTTCCCAGAATCATGAATGAGGCCTTCCACATAGCATCAACCGGAAGGCCGGGACCCGTACTCGTTGACATACCTGTTGATGTTCAAAAGGAAGATGTCCAAGCAGAAAATGACCCCTCTATAAACATACGGGGGTACAAACCGGTCTTTAAAGGCAACAGAAAACAGATAAAAGCGGCCATCGCCGCCCTTGAAAAAAGCGAAAGGCCTCTCATTTGCGCGGGGGGCGGAATCCTATGTTCGGGTTCCCGGACGCCGCTTAACATCTTTCTTCAGAAGACGGGCATTCCCGTTGTGCATACACTCATGGGCAACGGCGCTGTGGATATGGACCTTCCAAACGTGATGGGAATGATCGGCTCTCACGGACATCTCAGGGCCAAGCAGGCCCTCAAGGAATCAGACCTGCTTATTATAATCGGAGCGAGGATTTCAGACAGAGCCACGGCCGGAGGGCACATATTCGAACGCGAAAAAATCATACTGCATATAGACATAGACCCGGCTGAAGTGGGAAAGAACATAGAAACGCACATACCCATTGTCGGGGATGCCGGAGACGTGCTTATATACATGCTCAAGCACATGGATTTCACCAAAACATGGGATTGGAAGCCCTCAAGGACCCCATCAGAAGCAGTCGTTCCTATGAAGTCAAGTCCGGACAGGCTGGATCCGGCGGTGCTTCTCCATCATGTTTCCGAAAAGGCCGACTCGGACGCAATATTCACTGCAGACGTCGGTCTCAACCAGATATGGGCGGCGCGCCATATCACCATGTCCGGGAAACGCAGATTCTTGACATCCGGCGGTCTGGGAACAATGGGCTATGGGCTTCCATCAGCTATCGGAGCCAAAATGGCCGCGCCGGAAAGACAGGTTTTCGCAGTCATGGGAGACGGCGGAATACAGATGAGTCTGGGAGAACTTGGAACCTTGTCGGAATCCGGCGAAAAGGTGGTTATTCTTCTTCTTAACAACCAATACCTGGGCATGGTAAGGGAGCTTCAGGACAATGCCTACGGAGTCGATTGCCGACACGGAGTGTATTTTAAAAAGGGACCGGATTTCGTTCAAATTGCAGAGGCTTACGGACTGAAAAGCGCCCATGCATACAACATGGAGAGCTTCGGCAAAATCCTCGAGCAGTCTTTGTGCGGTCAGGACAGCTGGCTGATAGACTGCCGAATCGACCCCAAAATCAATTCCGTCAGGAGGTTTTAAGATGAAAAAACGAATATTGTCGGTACTGGTTGAAAACCGCGCCGGAGTTCTGTCCCGCATTGCCGGCCTTTTCAGCCGGAGGGGCTACAACATCGACTCGCTTTCCGTTGGAACCGTAGATGATCCTGCATTTTCTAGAATGACCATCGGAGTGACCGCTAACGACTGGCAGACCGAACAAATTATGAAACAGCTCAACAAGCAGATACCCGTGATAAAGGTTGCAGAACTTCTACCCGAAGACTCATTGATCCGCGAGATACTGATTATAAAGGTTTCCGCCACGGTTGAACACAGGCGCGAAATCAAAGACCTGGCCGATATTTACAAGGCCTCCGTTCTCGATGTGACACAAAATACAATGATTCTTGAAGTGACAGGCTCGGAAAAGAAAATCGAATCCTTCATAGAGCACATTCGCACCTACGGGCTCCTTGAAATGGCCCGCTCAAGCTCAGTGGGAATGCAGCGCGGCACGGCATCATTTTAAAGCGAAGACTTGCCGCTTTGTGTTTTAATGTCTATAATTGGATTTTCTTTTGCTCGGCCTTCCATATCCTGTACTTTTCCAAGTCCGACCTTGCTTGCTTTATTACGATGCCCAAAACGAATGCATCGTCCAGGTATCCTACCACAGGAATGAAATCCGGAATGACATCAATAGGAGTAAGCAAATATATGGCTCCGGCGATTATGACTACGATGGTTCCGATTGGAACATTGCGGTAGTTTCCCTTTACGTAGTCGGCCGCCATAGAAAACATCAGCATTATGTCATCGAGAAGCTCCGCGAAGGGGCCCTTGGTTTCTCTTGCCTTATCCAAGGCATCCGCGACAATCTTTTTCGTTTTTTCCTTGTCCTTAAGGGTTTCTTCAGCCCCTTCCTTAAGGCCGGCGAAAAATGCCATTGCCTTTTCTTTTTCCAGCAATCTCAGTTTCATAGCTCGTCATCCACCTTTCTTTCAATAAAAAATAACTAA includes:
- the ilvB gene encoding biosynthetic-type acetolactate synthase large subunit — protein: MEGAKIIIGSIEKHGVDRVFGHPGGAVLPLYEALRNSSLTHVLTRTEQGAAHAASGYARMTGKPGVCIVTSGPGATNIITGIATAQADSVPLVVITGQVQRDRIGTDAFQEADIAGASEPFTKHTYLVQDAADLPRIMNEAFHIASTGRPGPVLVDIPVDVQKEDVQAENDPSINIRGYKPVFKGNRKQIKAAIAALEKSERPLICAGGGILCSGSRTPLNIFLQKTGIPVVHTLMGNGAVDMDLPNVMGMIGSHGHLRAKQALKESDLLIIIGARISDRATAGGHIFEREKIILHIDIDPAEVGKNIETHIPIVGDAGDVLIYMLKHMDFTKTWDWKPSRTPSEAVVPMKSSPDRLDPAVLLHHVSEKADSDAIFTADVGLNQIWAARHITMSGKRRFLTSGGLGTMGYGLPSAIGAKMAAPERQVFAVMGDGGIQMSLGELGTLSESGEKVVILLLNNQYLGMVRELQDNAYGVDCRHGVYFKKGPDFVQIAEAYGLKSAHAYNMESFGKILEQSLCGQDSWLIDCRIDPKINSVRRF
- the ilvN gene encoding acetolactate synthase small subunit, producing the protein MKKRILSVLVENRAGVLSRIAGLFSRRGYNIDSLSVGTVDDPAFSRMTIGVTANDWQTEQIMKQLNKQIPVIKVAELLPEDSLIREILIIKVSATVEHRREIKDLADIYKASVLDVTQNTMILEVTGSEKKIESFIEHIRTYGLLEMARSSSVGMQRGTASF
- a CDS encoding DUF1232 domain-containing protein gives rise to the protein MKLRLLEKEKAMAFFAGLKEGAEETLKDKEKTKKIVADALDKARETKGPFAELLDDIMLMFSMAADYVKGNYRNVPIGTIVVIIAGAIYLLTPIDVIPDFIPVVGYLDDAFVLGIVIKQARSDLEKYRIWKAEQKKIQL